A window of Nicotiana tabacum cultivar K326 chromosome 24, ASM71507v2, whole genome shotgun sequence contains these coding sequences:
- the LOC142178349 gene encoding uncharacterized protein LOC142178349 has translation MEVNHSKMQIPFWITIVYAKTNTRRRKNLWKSINNTSNHINGPWSIGGDFNVIMDANEKKGGRIYRLSKIMDFIKCMEDCGMADAGYTVATVTHLPRTWSDHSVLLYQCTKSDSPLIKYFRFLNFWIDQPDFDHVVKDCWKTQVQGNVMYTLRHKLKKLTHCLGKWSKESIGNVFDKVEEHEKKVEDLEIKYEQDDCASNRINLHLAYAQQIKWMNMQDSILRQKANIKWEEEGDSNSKYFHSVIRQKRKRSFLHIIKNEHGQWIRGNEKIAECAISHFNNLFSQTYQNNDMDFLKRIDTSPDGFNDRFFQACWHIVVDDVRAMVKDFFGGNNLTKISTHTFLVLIPKGDPLSPSLFVIAAEALTKAINRLHNKGKYIGYSMNNRGPRINHLAYADDLVIFTSGDKYSTKQIVEVQSCKQPLGKLYES, from the exons ATGGAAGTCAATCACAGTAAGATGCAGATTCCTTTCTGGATTACTATTGTGTATGCAAAAaccaatacaagaagaagaaagaaccTTTGGAAATCTATCAACAATACGAGTAACCATATCAATGGACCATGGTCTATTGGAGGTGATTTCAATGTGATCATGGATGCTAATGAGAAAAAAGGTGGCAGAATTTATAGACTTAGTAAGATTATGGATTTTATCAAATGTATGGAAGATTGTGGTATGGCAGATGCTGGCTACACAG TGGCTACTGTCACACACTTGCCCAGAACATGGTCTGATCATAGTGTTCTGCTTTATCAGTGTACCAAGTCTGATTCTCCTCTTATCAAGTACTTTAGATTCTTAAATTTCTGGATCGATCAACCTGATTTCGATCATGTTGTTAAAGATTGCTGGAAAACTCAAGTACAAGGCAATGTTATGTATACTCTACGTCATAAACTCAAGAAACTCACTCATTGTCTTGGAAAATGGTCTAAAGAAAGTATTGGCAATGTATTTGACAAGGTGGAAGAACATGAGAAGAAGGTTGAAGATCTAGAGATTAAATATGAGCAAGATGACTGTGCCAGTAATAGGATCAATCTTCATTTAGCATATGCTCAACAAATCAAGTGGATGAATATGCAAGATTCTATTCTTAGACAGAAAGCCAACATCAAATGGGAAGAAGAAGGTGATAGCAACTCCAAATATTTTCACAGCGTCATCAGACAGAAGAGGAAAAGATCTTTTCTGCACATAATCAAAAATGAGCATGGTCAATGGATTCGAGGGAATGAGAAAATTGCAGAATGTGCTATCTCGCACTTCAACAACCTTTTTTCACAAACTTATCAGAATAATGACATGGATTTTCTCAAAAGGATTGACA CTAGTCCGGATGGATTCAATGACAGATTTTTCCAAGCTTGTTGGcatattgttgttgatgatgtgCGTGCTATGGTTAAGGACTTCTTTGGTGGTAACAATTTGACAAAAATTTCTACTCATACTTTTCTAGTACTTATTCCTAAG GGAGACCCCCTTTCCCCTAGCCTTTTTGTTATTGCAGCTGAGGCCCTAACCAAAGCCATTAATCGCCTTCATAATAAGGGTAAGTATATTGGTTATTCTATGAATAACAGAGGTCCTAGGATAAATCACCTTGCATATGCAGACGACTTAGTGATATTCACTTCTGGAGATAAATACTCCACGAAGCAG ATAGTGGAGGTTCAGAGTTGCAAACAACCTTTGGGCAAATTATATGAGAGCTAA
- the LOC107809194 gene encoding putative lysophospholipase BODYGUARD 4 has translation MLKISASFSRKCLQNFKETLISSTSAVVFLFLDFVDVVFCVFFRLIDEFLEGKRSQCYCFIEKEEEKSVTTDIDGENELSETLYKRRNVFREMGFLRNCSRKKEWRKVNENVRWSDCGCKNCVSWMSNEAELKLHVVIKEPDRASLQDFKGKKAENIVFLHGFISSSSFWTETVFPNLSEDAKQKYRLFAVDLLGFGKSPKPNNCLYTLKDHIEMIERSVIHPFELNSFHLVAHSMGCVLALALAAKFPNSVKSITLIAPPYFTSAKEDASLIALNRLAERRLWPPLLFGSSIMSWYEHLGRCVCYIICKNHRMWEGILKLLTWNRNLHFMAIDLTRHTHHSAWHTMHNVICGGAKFMDKYLETLSIAKVKINVTQGSRDQVVPLECSNNVKMKVPNAEVKIVANADHSSVVIGREKDLCNDLEKFWVSINKREDEDMHIRNGNLT, from the exons atgCTCAAAATCTCTGCTTCTTTCTCACGAAAATGTCTACAAAATTTCAAGGAAACTCTTATTTCATCAACGAGTGCAGTTGTTTTCTTATTCCTTGACTTCGTCGACGTTGTTTTTTGCGTATTCTTCAGATTGATAGATGAATTCTTGGAAGGTAAAAGGTCACAATGTTACTGTttcatagaaaaagaagaagaaaaaagtgtTACTACTGATATTGATGGAGAGAATGAATTGTCAGAGACTCTTTATAAACGGAGAAATGTATTTAGGGAAATGGGATTTCTCAGAAATTGTAGTAGGAAGAAAGAATGGAGAAAAGTAAACGAAAATGTGAGATGGTCTGATTGTGGTTGTAAAAATTGTGTTTCATGGATGAGTAATGAAGCAGAATTGAAGCTTCATGTTGTTATCAAAGAACCAGACCGAG CTAGCTTACAGGATTTCAAAGGCAAGAAGGCAGAAAATATAGTATTTTTACATGGTTTTATCTCATCTTCCTCATTCTGGACAGAAACAGTTTTCCCAAATCTCTCTGAAGATGCAAAGCAGAAATACAGATTGTTTGCAGTTGACTTATTGGGGTTTGGAAAAAGTCCAAAACCAAACAATTGCTTGTACACACTTAAAGATCATATAGAAATGATTGAAAGATCAGTGATTCATCCATTTGAGTTGAATTCATTTCATTTAGTTGCACATTCAATGGGCTGTGTGCTAGCATTAGCATTAGCTGCAAAATTTCCTAACTCAGTCAAATCAATCACCTTAATAGCTCCG CCTTATTTCACTTCAGCAAAGGAGGATGCTAGTTTAATAGCACTTAACAGACTTGCAGAGAGACGATTGTGGCCACCTTTGTTATTTGGTTCATCAATTATGTCTTGGTATGAACACTTGGGCAGATGTGTATGTTACATCATCTGCAAAAACCACAGAATGTGGGAAGGAATTCTGAAGTTACTAACTTGGAATAG GAACCTACATTTTATGGCAATTGACTTGACAAGGCACACTCATCATTCAGCTTGGCATACTATGCATAATGTGATATGTGGGGGAGCAAAATTTATGGATAAATATTTGGAAACTCTAAGTATAGCCAAAGTGAAAATCAATGTTACACAGGGTAGTAGGGATCAAGTAGTGCCATTGGAATGCAGTAACAATGTAAAGATGAAAGTGCCAAATGCAGAGGTAAAAATAGTTGCAAATGCAGATCATAGTTCTGTAGTCATAGGTAGAGAAAAAGATTTATGTAATGATTTAGAGAAGTTTTGGGTGTCAATCAACAAGAGGGAAGATGAGGATATGCATATCAGAAATGGGAATTTAACTTAG
- the LOC107809198 gene encoding cationic amino acid transporter 2, vacuolar-like isoform X1, producing MGFVGDTQKIDRGNGSADKGGCFFGGMKSLVRRKQVDSANSKSGSAHQLAKALTVPHLIAIGVGSTIGAGVYILVGTVAREHSGPALTISFLIAGIAAALSAFCYAELASRCPSAGSAYHYSYICVGEGVAWLIGWAVVLEYTIGGSAVARGISPNLAMLFGGPDSLPTFLARHTIPGLNVTVDPCAAILVFVVTGLLCVGIKESTMVQGFVTAVNICAMFFVIVAGGYLGFKTGWPGYELPVGYFPFGADGMLAGASTVFFAYIGFDSVASTAEEVKNPQRDLPMGIGFALSICCSLYMLVSAVIVGLVPYYAMDPDTPISSAFASHGINWAAYIITIGACTSLCSTLMGSILPQPRILMAMARDGLLPSFFSDVHKRTQVPVKGTVATGLLSGTLAFFMDVEQLSGMVSVGTLLAFTMVAISVLILRYVPPDEVPLPSSFQEAIDSVSLRHSGCNSGSDIDVETTKIPAVTSGDSTPLLVEISVGHPLVEKAAAKLNYLVRQRRKVAGWTIMFICIGIFILTSAASIVSLPNPARYTLCGIGGFLLLSGLIVLTCIDQDDGRHSFGHTGGFTCPFVPLLPIACILINVYLLINLGGATWARVSIWLLIGACIYALYGRTHSSLKNAVYVPATHVDEIYQTSANSLAC from the exons ATGGGATTTGTTGGTGACACACAAAAGATTGATAGGGGTAATGGTAGTGCGGATAAAGGAGGGTGCTTTTTTGGGGGTATGAAAAGTCTTGTAAGAAGGAAACAGGTTGATTCAGCAAATTCAAAGTCTGGTTCTGCTCATCAATTAGCTAAGGCCTTAACTGTTCCTCATCTTATTGCTATAG GGGTTGGTTCAACAATTGGTGCGGGGGTTTATATTTTAGTTGGTACAGTTGCAAGAGAGCACTCAGGCCCGGCCCTCACCATTTCCTTTCTAATAGCTGGAATAGCAGCTGCTCTTTCTGCCTTTTGCTATGCGGAGCTCGCAAGTCGTTGCCCATCAGCTGGGAGTGCCTATCATTATTCTTACATTTGCGTCGGAGAGGG TGTTGCTTGGCTGATTGGTTGGGCAGTAGTATTGGAGTACACAATTGGAGGTTCTGCAGTTGCTCGAGGCATATCTCCAAATCTG GCCATGCTTTTTGGAGGTCCAGACAGCCTGCCAACTTTCTTAGCTCGTCACACAATACCAGGACTGAATGTTACAGTGGACCCATGTGCAGCAATTTTAGTTTTTGTTGTCACTGGGCTTTTGTGTGTAGGGATCAAGGAG AGTACAATGGTACAAGGATTTGTCACTGCAGTTAATATATGTGCCATGTTTTTTGTGATTGTTGCTGGTGGATATCTGGGCTTCAAAACTGGATGGCCAGGCTATGAGCTTCCCGTTGG GTATTTTCCCTTCGGAGCTGATGGAATGCTTGCTGGTGCTTCAACTGTTTTCTTTGCCTACATCGGGTTTGATTCAGTTGCTAGTACCGCTGAGGAG GTGAAGAATCCTCAACGCGACCTGCCGATGGGAATTGGTTTTGCATTATCGATATGCTGCTCTCTCTACATGTTAGTCTCTGCAGTTATTGTTGGTTTAGTACCCTATTATGCTATGGATCCAGATACCCCAATCTCCTCCGCATTTGCAAGCCATGGAATTAATTGGGCTGC ATATATCATAACTATTGGAGCTTGTACTTCTCTTTGCTCAACATTGATGGGTTCTATATTGCCTCAG CCACGAATACTTATGGCAATGGCTCGGGATGGATTGCTGCCTTCATTTTTCTCAGACGTTCATAAACGCACTCAGGTTCCTGTTAAAGGCACTGTAGCAACTGGTTTACTCTCTGGAACTTTAGCATTTTTCATGGATGTTGAACAGTTGTCAGGAATG GTTAGTGTTGGTACACTCCTTGCATTTACAATGGTGGCTATTTCAGTACTGATTCTCCGATATGTCCCACCAGATGAGGTCCCACTTCCGTCCTCTTTTCAGGAGGCAATAGACTCAGTAAGCCTGCGACATAGCGGCTGTAATAGTGGTTCAGACATTGATGTCGAGACCACCAAAATTCCAGCTGTGACCTCTGGAGATAGCACTCCATTGTTAGTTGAGATTTCAGTTGGGCATCCTCTTGTGGAAAAAGCGGCAGCAAAGCTGAACT ATCTAGTACGTCAAAGGCGGAAAGTTGCTGGCTGGACTATTATGTTCATCTGTATTGGAATATTCATCCTTACATCCGCCGCTTCAATTGTTAGCTTGCCCAA TCCTGCTAGGTACACACTGTGTGGAATCGGCGGATTTCTTCTGCTATCTGGTCTGATAGTGCTCACTTGCATAGACCAGGATGATGGGCGGCACAGCTTTGGACACACGGGAG GTTTCACTTGTCCGTTCGTTCCACTTCTGCCTATTGCCTGCATTCTCATCAATGTCTACTTATTAATTAATCTCGG TGGTGCAACTTGGGCCCGTGTATCAATATGGCTATTAATAGGGGCGTGCATATATGCTTTGTATGGTCGAACACACAGTTCACTGAAGAACGCAGTTTATGTTCCTGCAACTCACGTGGATGAAATTTACCAGACGTCTGCTAACTCCCTTGCATGTTAA
- the LOC107809197 gene encoding NADH--cytochrome b5 reductase 1-like yields the protein MEFLERPEAQLIVGVAVAIVAAGATAYFYFSSKKSKVCLNPEEFKEFKLVKRTQLSHNVAKFKFELPTPTSVLGLPIGQHISCRGKDSQGEEVVKPYTPTTLDSDIGHFELVIKMYPQGRMSHHFREMRVGDYMAVKGPKGRFKYQPGQVRAFGMLAGGSGITPMFQVARVILENPTDKTKVHLIYANVTYEDILLKEELEGLAANYPDRFKAYYVLNQPPEVWSGGVGFVSEEMIQTHCPAPAADIKILRCGPPPMNKAMAAHLEALGYAPEMQFQF from the exons ATGGAGTTTCTGGAAAGACCTGAAGCTCAATTGATTGTTGGGGTTGCTGTTGCTATTGTTGCTGCTGGTGCTACTGCCTATTTTTACTTCTCTTCTAAGAAGTCTAAAG TATGTTTAAATCCTGAAGAATTCAAGGAATTTAAGCTTGTTAAGCGCACACAACTTAGCCATAATGTGGCAAAATTCAAATTTGAACTTCCAACACCCACTTCTGTGTTGGGCCTACCCATTGGACAACATATTAGTTGCAG GGGCAAAGATAGTCAAGGTGAAGAGGTTGTTAAACCATACACGCCAACTACTTTGGACTCTGACATTGGACATTTTGAATTAGTTATAAAG ATGTATCCCCAAGGAAGGATGTCTCATCATTTCCGGGAAATGCGTGTTGGTGATTATATGGCAGTGAAGGGACCCAAG GGCCGATTCAAGTACCAGCCTGGCCAAGTAAGAGCATTTGGAATGCTTGCCGGAGGCTCTGGCATTACCCCAATGTTCCAG GTTGCTAGGGTTATTCTTGAAAATCCTACGGACAAGACGAAGGTGCACCTAATATATGCTAATGTTACTTATGAAGATATTCTTCTAAAg GAAGAGTTGGAGGGCCTTGCTGCTAACTATCCTGACCGTTTCAAAGCTTATTACGTTTTGAATCAG CCTCCAGAAGTATGGAGTGGTGGTGTTGGATTTGTTTCCGAGGAAATGATCCAGACTCATTGCCCTGCACCTGCAGCTGACATTAAG ATACTGAGGTGTGGTCCACCACCGATGAACAAAGCTATGGCTGCTCATCTTGAAGCCCTTGGATATGCCCCGGAGATGCAATTCCAATTCTAg
- the LOC107809198 gene encoding cationic amino acid transporter 2, vacuolar-like isoform X2, whose amino-acid sequence MGFVGDTQKIDRGNGSADKGGCFFGGMKSLVRRKQVDSANSKSGSAHQLAKALTVPHLIAIGVGSTIGAGVYILVGTVAREHSGPALTISFLIAGIAAALSAFCYAELASRCPSAGSAYHYSYICVGEGVAWLIGWAVVLEYTIGGSAVARGISPNLAMLFGGPDSLPTFLARHTIPGLNVTVDPCAAILVFVVTGLLCVGIKESTMVQGFVTAVNICAMFFVIVAGGYLGFKTGWPGYELPVGYFPFGADGMLAGASTVFFAYIGFDSVASTAEEVKNPQRDLPMGIGFALSICCSLYMLVSAVIVGLVPYYAMDPDTPISSAFASHGINWAAYIITIGACTSLCSTLMGSILPQPRILMAMARDGLLPSFFSDVHKRTQVPVKGTVATGLLSGTLAFFMDVEQLSGMVSVGTLLAFTMVAISVLILRYVPPDEVPLPSSFQEAIDSVSLRHSGCNSGSDIDVETTKIPAVTSGDSTPLLVEISVGHPLVEKAAAKLNYLVRQRRKVAGWTIMFICIGIFILTSAASIVSLPKYTLCGIGGFLLLSGLIVLTCIDQDDGRHSFGHTGGFTCPFVPLLPIACILINVYLLINLGGATWARVSIWLLIGACIYALYGRTHSSLKNAVYVPATHVDEIYQTSANSLAC is encoded by the exons ATGGGATTTGTTGGTGACACACAAAAGATTGATAGGGGTAATGGTAGTGCGGATAAAGGAGGGTGCTTTTTTGGGGGTATGAAAAGTCTTGTAAGAAGGAAACAGGTTGATTCAGCAAATTCAAAGTCTGGTTCTGCTCATCAATTAGCTAAGGCCTTAACTGTTCCTCATCTTATTGCTATAG GGGTTGGTTCAACAATTGGTGCGGGGGTTTATATTTTAGTTGGTACAGTTGCAAGAGAGCACTCAGGCCCGGCCCTCACCATTTCCTTTCTAATAGCTGGAATAGCAGCTGCTCTTTCTGCCTTTTGCTATGCGGAGCTCGCAAGTCGTTGCCCATCAGCTGGGAGTGCCTATCATTATTCTTACATTTGCGTCGGAGAGGG TGTTGCTTGGCTGATTGGTTGGGCAGTAGTATTGGAGTACACAATTGGAGGTTCTGCAGTTGCTCGAGGCATATCTCCAAATCTG GCCATGCTTTTTGGAGGTCCAGACAGCCTGCCAACTTTCTTAGCTCGTCACACAATACCAGGACTGAATGTTACAGTGGACCCATGTGCAGCAATTTTAGTTTTTGTTGTCACTGGGCTTTTGTGTGTAGGGATCAAGGAG AGTACAATGGTACAAGGATTTGTCACTGCAGTTAATATATGTGCCATGTTTTTTGTGATTGTTGCTGGTGGATATCTGGGCTTCAAAACTGGATGGCCAGGCTATGAGCTTCCCGTTGG GTATTTTCCCTTCGGAGCTGATGGAATGCTTGCTGGTGCTTCAACTGTTTTCTTTGCCTACATCGGGTTTGATTCAGTTGCTAGTACCGCTGAGGAG GTGAAGAATCCTCAACGCGACCTGCCGATGGGAATTGGTTTTGCATTATCGATATGCTGCTCTCTCTACATGTTAGTCTCTGCAGTTATTGTTGGTTTAGTACCCTATTATGCTATGGATCCAGATACCCCAATCTCCTCCGCATTTGCAAGCCATGGAATTAATTGGGCTGC ATATATCATAACTATTGGAGCTTGTACTTCTCTTTGCTCAACATTGATGGGTTCTATATTGCCTCAG CCACGAATACTTATGGCAATGGCTCGGGATGGATTGCTGCCTTCATTTTTCTCAGACGTTCATAAACGCACTCAGGTTCCTGTTAAAGGCACTGTAGCAACTGGTTTACTCTCTGGAACTTTAGCATTTTTCATGGATGTTGAACAGTTGTCAGGAATG GTTAGTGTTGGTACACTCCTTGCATTTACAATGGTGGCTATTTCAGTACTGATTCTCCGATATGTCCCACCAGATGAGGTCCCACTTCCGTCCTCTTTTCAGGAGGCAATAGACTCAGTAAGCCTGCGACATAGCGGCTGTAATAGTGGTTCAGACATTGATGTCGAGACCACCAAAATTCCAGCTGTGACCTCTGGAGATAGCACTCCATTGTTAGTTGAGATTTCAGTTGGGCATCCTCTTGTGGAAAAAGCGGCAGCAAAGCTGAACT ATCTAGTACGTCAAAGGCGGAAAGTTGCTGGCTGGACTATTATGTTCATCTGTATTGGAATATTCATCCTTACATCCGCCGCTTCAATTGTTAGCTTGCCCAA GTACACACTGTGTGGAATCGGCGGATTTCTTCTGCTATCTGGTCTGATAGTGCTCACTTGCATAGACCAGGATGATGGGCGGCACAGCTTTGGACACACGGGAG GTTTCACTTGTCCGTTCGTTCCACTTCTGCCTATTGCCTGCATTCTCATCAATGTCTACTTATTAATTAATCTCGG TGGTGCAACTTGGGCCCGTGTATCAATATGGCTATTAATAGGGGCGTGCATATATGCTTTGTATGGTCGAACACACAGTTCACTGAAGAACGCAGTTTATGTTCCTGCAACTCACGTGGATGAAATTTACCAGACGTCTGCTAACTCCCTTGCATGTTAA